AAATTGTGCCGAGAATCTGCTAAACCGCAGGAGTCCATCCTATAGATACATCAGCCGTGTCAGCCAAATCTCTCTGCAGCCGCCTGCTCAACACAAGTTTCAGACGGTATTGTAGATACTCTCCGTCGCCTATGACCTTGTTTTGTTTAACCACTTTCGACAGAAAAACTGTTTCGAAGAAATTTGCGGGAAGGCATCCGAGGCTTTTGAGAATCTTCTTAACCTGTCCTCTCCATGGTCCGGAGTTTGTCGCTGTGAGAACGGGCTGTGGGGGCCCGGGTGCGGGGAACCATTGAATATGCTTCACCTCACCGGTTGTTGCTCGACCGAGTTCTTCAACATAATCCAGCTCTCCGAGGGCTACAAATTTCTCGTAGAATTTCTCGAAACGTCTCTCCAGAACAAGTTTGGCGAAGGTGTTGCCTGGGCCTTGCAGCGAAAGGCTGCCCTCGAGCCGGCCATCCACATTCTGTATCGAAGCATGGGCTAGGATGTCTTGGTCGGAGACGGTGAGCATGTTCTTTGAAACGTTTATCAAAGCCTTCCCCCTTGTCGGTGGGAAAAACATTATCCAAACATCTGCTCCACGTGCTATGTCTAGCTTTGCGGAGGAAGCTATCAGCAATCCTCTGCGGCCCGTGACAAACCCCATGCACGGCGCGGCAGGCAAATCAAATGCAACATTTTCTCCAGAGGCTTGGAGAGTTTGCACCGGCCCTAGAAAATCGTAATCCACGCGCCAAGCTCTTTTTCTCTCCGCATAGTTTACGTAGAAAAGCCGTGCATAGCCCAGCTGAACAGAACGAACCCGCTTTGCTTCCCCGGCAACTACGTGAACATGGTCATCGGCCAGACTGCATGTCAACGACCGTAAACCGGAGAGGTTGACAACCTGCATGAAACGACAAACTTTTTTCCTTGATATAATTTTTATGATTTACATCTAGGCTCCACTTATCCGTTCTAGAAACATCTCGAGGAACCGCGGTCCATCCACTTGTTCACAGACCTCCGCATTGGGCTCTTTCCTCACCCAGAACCGTTTCTCGACGATTGTTTGTCCACGGGTCAACTCACCTTCACACACAACATAGACATGGTGTTGACTTGTTTTGAAGAGGTCTGGCTTGATTGAGGCCGCCACGGCCATAGGGTCATGGAGCTGCACAAACCCGAACCTCTCCGCAAAATTCCACACAATTTTCGCAGCGGTTCTCGCTGTTTTAGAGCTTGATGAAGCCATCTTCTCCACGTCTTTTTTGCTCAGTGTTGCTTTGGGGTCTGTGGTCACATCGAGCCCTATGCAGAGAGGTTTCACACCGCTTTGGAAAATGATTTTCGCGGCCTCTGGGTCGACGTAGATGTTGAACTCGGAGACTGGTGTCTCGTTGCCGTAGCCGTAGGGTGTCAACCCGTATGCTCCACCCATAATGATCAACTGCTTCAAATGCTTGGCTAGGGTTGGCTCGATTAAGAGGGTGTGTGCTATGTTTGTGAGCGGGCCTGTGGCCACGATTGTGACATTCCGCTCTGATGTCAACGTGTCTACAAGGAATTTCACAGCTCCTTCGAGAGGTTTTCTCATCGGCATCGGTAAACCTGCATCGCCTAGTCCATCCTCGCCATGCACCCACTCCGCGGTAACAAGCTCTTTGACAAGCGGTGTGGCCGCTCCACGGTAAACCGGAATATCCATGTCCCCCATCGTCTCCAAAACCCTCAAAGCATTAACCGAAGATTTGTCGACGTGAACGTTTCCGCTGACAGCCGTGATGCCGAGAACCTCCAGCTCCGGCGAATTAAGGGCCAGCATGATGGCCAAGGCATCATCGATGCCCGGGTCCATATCTAGAACCACTGCTTTAGCCATGTGTTAGCGGAAGATGTGGCCGCCTAAAAACTCTCAAGCTGGAAAATTTCCACAATTTTTCAAAAAAGTTTATCTATCCCACATTGGGAAAATATGTTGAGGTGTCTGAGGGTCTTGGGGGAAACCAAGCCCGAAACAACGGGTGAGAAAGAGTTTGTACCCACGGGCGCCAAGATTCTTGCGGTTGTGATGATACCGACAGTTGCTGCACTGAATTATGTGGGAGGGGTTATTGTTGAGTTACTCAAGGCACCTATATGGGGGGACACGTGGGCTACGATGCTGGGCACTCTCATCTCTGGATTCTGGGTCGGGGCCATCGGCGGTTTCCTTTACAACATAATTATGGCGTTTACGCTGTGGGGGCTTCCCAACTGGATATGGGGGTTTGCCAACGTGGTCATAGCAGGTATAACAGTTCTATGCGTCAAGATGGGTTGGGCTGACCTTCGAAAGCCACTTAAACTAATTCCCGCCTTCCTATTATTCGGACTGGTCTATCCAATCTTCACGACAGCTGTTTCGATAGTGTTCTTCGGAGGTGGGCCGCTGTGGAAACCAATTCCCGCAGCGATATATGCTGCCACGCTAAGCACCACCGGAAACTTTTATCTCGCTAACTATGTTCAAGCAATAAGCACGGAGATACCTGACAAGATAATCTCCTTCATCATATCGTTGGCTATTGCCTCGAGGGTTCCGCGCCGGCTAATACTGCTTAGATAGTTCGGTGTTAGATTCTGAGCGCTGTTGGGTCGCTGCTACTCAAAAGGACCGTGCTCGCCGACAGGACACCGCTACACCTAGCAGATGGCAGAACAAAGTTTATCTATTTTATTTGGGTATCACTTCTGGCTTACATCTTCTACGACTACATTCTAACACTTGTTTTTCTAGTTGTCAATGTGACGCTTGCTTTTATTGGAAGGGTTGCTCGGCAGGTTATTTTGCCTCTTATCCTCGTTGTACTACCGTGGATGGGTTTCGCTATACCTATTCTTTCACTGCCTCTCGGTTTTCCATGGAACCAGACTGTGGTCTATCGTCTTACAATTTTCGGGTTGGAATTGCCGGTGTACCTTGAGGGGCTTGCTTGGGGTTTCACATGGCCCCTAAGAATAGGTGTCACCATTTCAGCAGCTCTACTCTTCTACTTGACCACTCAGCAGACAGCTCTTATAGCGATGCTCTTCAGGTTCCGTGTACCCTTCAAGTTTATCTACATGGTGGCTGCCACGCTACAGTTCATACCGTTGATGGCCGACGAGGTTCGGAGTATATACCAGGCCCAGCTCGCACGAGGGCTTAGAACCGATGTAAACTTGGTCAAGAAGCTTAGCAACTTTGTCCGATTGCTCGTGCCTCTGACCCTAAGCTCGCTGGGGAAGGTACAGACAAGAGCCATAGCTTTGGAGTCTCGAGGATTCAGCGCGCCCGTCGCAAAGACTGTGATGTATGACATAAGGTTCAAAACAGTAGATTACGTATTTTTCGGATGCATGGCCGCCGCAACGGTTTTCCTAGCCTACATATATGCCACAAAGGGTTACTCCCCGTTCGTTCACCTCAAATACCTCATAGGGTAGAGAGGCTTGTTCACCGTTCTGGACATAGGCAGATATCCTGTACTCGTGGAGAACCTCAGCTACTCCTACCCCTCCAAACCCAATGTTTTGAAGAACGTAACTCTCAAGGTTGAGCGTGGTGAGGCGGTTGGAATAATCGGGCCAAATGGCGCGGGCAAGTCAACACTATGCAAGGCCCTAAACGGGCTTGTGCCCCATTTCTACGGTGGAAGAATAAGTGGAAGAGTGTATGTGGCTGGCATGGACACCCTCAAACATACTGTTGCAGAGCTAGCCACAAAGGTGGGTCTTGTTTTCCAAGAGCCCGAAACACAGCTCTCCGGTCTGGCTCTTACCGTCGAGGATGAGATCAGCTTCGGCCTCGCCATGCTCGGTTACCCAAAAGATGTAATAAAGACGCGGACGGCAGAGGCTATTAAGAGGGTCGGGCTGCAGGGTCTTGAACGACGGTCACCGTTCGAGCTCTCAGGAGGCCAGCAGCAGAGGCTCGCTATAGCAACTGTTTTAGCCATGCGACCAGAGGTAATCGTGCTCGACGAGCCAACCTCCCAGCTAGACCCTATAGGTAAAGCGCAGGTCTTTGACGTGCTGAGGGAGCTTCTGAGGGACGGGACCACCATAGTGGTGGCTGAACATGAAATAGAAGAACTCGCCACATTCACCAACCGTATGCTGTTGCTTAACAATGGTCGAGTGCTTTGCGAAGGCTCTGCTAAAGATGTGTTGAATCAGGTTGAGCTTCTCAAGAGCGTAGGCGTAGACCCGCCCTCTGTCACCGAGCTTGCCCACCTCGTTAAAAAATTCTACCAGCTAGGAATCATAAAATATCCAATAACGCTTGAGGAAGCTGTATCGATTTTTGCCGAGCTACTTGTGCGTGGTGGTGCAAAATGATAGATGTTAGGGATGTTTGGTTCTGGTATAACAACGGCGATGAACCGGCTCTTAGGGGTGTGAGTCTTAGCATAGATTCTGGGGAAGTGGTATCAATCATAGGCCAGAACGGTGGCGGAAAGACGACTCTTGCCAAGCATCTAAACGGACTGCTAAAACCCTCTAAGGGCGCGGTGTTAGTTGATGGCCGTGACACTAGGGAAACACCGACACACATACTCGCCTCGACCGTGGCCTATGTTTTCCAAAATCCATCCCACCAGATATTTATGAGCACGGTATACGACGAGGTTGCCTATGGACCGCTTCAACAGAATCTACCCAAATCAGCCATCGACAATAGAGTGGCAACAGCTCTAGAAATGGTAGGTCTAGGGGCCGTTGACACAAAAATCCATCCCTATGACTTGGACTATGGGCAGATGAAGCTGCTCACAATAGCATCAGCAATAGCCATGAACCCTGATGTAATTGTCTTAGACGAACCTACCACGGGGCAAGACCACAGAGGCAGGCGCAAGGTCGCCGAGGTGGTTAAGCGGCTTAACAACATGGGAAAGACAATAATAATCATCACACATGACATGAAATTTGTGACAGAAACTGCACGGAGAACCGTGGTTATGGCCAACGGCCAAATCATCGCTGATGGCCCAACCAGCGCCATAATGAGCGATGTAGAGCTTCTCGCCAGAGCCGCCATAAAACCTCCTCAGACAGTTCAGCTTGCTCATGCTCTGAATGAGCGTGGTTACAGGTTGAGAATGTTGACAATCAGCGAGGCTCTCGAAGAATTGGGGAAGATGTTGAAACGTCAACCAGGGTGGTAGAACATGTCTTCATTTGAGGTAGTTGTGGTGGGCAGTCTTCACATGGACCTGATAGTGAAGCTGGCCAGAATACCGGCTAAGGGAGAAACTGTGATAGGTGGCAGCTTCCAGCTTTCGCCGGGAGGAAAAGGAGCTAACCAAGCGGTGGCTGCGGCGAGGCTCGGGGCCAGCGTAGCTATTGTGGGCCGGGTGGGGTCTGACCTTTTCGGTGACCTTTTGCTGGAAAGGTTGCGGAAGGAAAATGTTGCGACAGATTATGTTGTCAAAGATGTGGAGACTCATTCGGGTGTCGCTTTGATAATGGTGGACAAAGATGGGAACAACCTCATAGCCGTGGCGTCTGGAGCTGATGCGAGATGCTCGCCGAGCGACGTGGACGCCGCAGAGAATGTGATAGCGTCTTCAAAAGCGATTCTTACGCAGCTTGAGATACCTCTAGCGGCGGTTGAGCGAGGTGTTGCGATAGCACGTAGACACGAGGTTCCGGTGATACTTAACGCAGCCCCTGCACAGCGTCTGCCACGCAGGTTGCTGGAGATGGTTGATGTGGTGGTCGCGAACAGGATTGAGGCTTCTGTGTTGACCGGTGTGCGTGTGAATGATGTGGTGTCGGCGGTGCGTGCGGGGAAGCGGCTGTTGGCGATGGGTGTGAAATATGCTGTTGTTACGCTTGGGAGGAGAGGTGCTGTGACGGTTGATAGAAAAGAGACGGTGTATCTCAGGGGTGTGAAGGTGAAGGCCGTGGATGCGACCGGTGCGGGCGACGCGTTCTGCGGGGCCCTAGCCTTCGGCCTCGTCAGAGGAATAAAGATTCACGACGCTGCGGAGCTGGCCAACAACGCCGCCGCGCTCGCCACAACCAAGCTGGGAGCACAGGAAGCCATGCCAACCCTCGCAGAACTCCACAAATTCATGGCATCAAACGGCAGAGCAAAAAACCTCGAATCACTGTTCACTATCAAGTAGCTGGAAGAACCTCACAAGGAACATGTTTTTATAATGGTTTTAGAGGAGATGAGAGCAAGGTGGGGGTGGTAAAATCGATTACGTCGAGGTTTTGGACACCACTCTCCGCGACGGCGCCCAGACCAGAGGAGTAACCTTCACCCTCCACGACAAACTCCGCATAGCCGAGAAGCTTGATGAGCTAGGTGTTGATATTATCGAGGGGGGTTGGCCTGGCTCTAACCCGAAGGATGAGGACTTTTTCCGCGAGGCTCGGAAGCTATCCTTCAGCCACAGCAGGCTCGGCGCCTTCGGCTCCACACGGAGACCGAACGTCAAGCCGTCGCAGGACCCGTCTGTCAACGCCTTGCTAAAAGCCGATGTCCCAGTCGCAATAGTCTTCGGCAAATCATGGATACTGCATGTAATCGATGTTCTGAGGACAACTCCTGAGGAGAATCTTCGGATGGTCGCCGACACAGTGGAATACCTTAGAGAGCATGGGTTGGAGGTGGTTTTTGATGCGGAGCATTTCTTCGACGGCTACCGAGAATCACCCGAGTATGCGTTGCAGGTTCTGAAACAAGCCAGAGACGCGGGGGCGAGCACGATTGTTCTCTGCGACACCAACGGAGGCACGCTACCATTCAGAGTTGGAGAAGTGGTTAGGAGAGTGAGGAGGGAGATTGATACACGGCTTGGCATACATGCGCACAACGACTGCGGAGTCGCGGTCGCCAACAGCTTGGTGGCTGTGACGGAGGGTGTGAGACATGTGCAGGGCACGATGATTGGCTTAGGCGAGAGATGCGGCAACGCTGACCTTACACAGATTATTCCCAACCTCGCGCTGAAAATGAACTACAGTGTTCTCAAAAACAGCGAAGGCCTCCGAAAGCTTAAAGATGTCGCATACTATGTAGCCGAGGTTTCGGGATTCCAGATTACACCCAATTATCCATTCTTCGGCGTCAACGCCTTTGCACACAAAGGCGGCGTCCACATAGATGCGATGCTCAAAAACCCGCGCACCTATGAACACATCGACCCCTCTCTCCTAAACATGGAGAGAACCCTCTCGGTCTCGGAGCTCGCCGGCAGAGCTGCCCTAGTCAACCACGCAGCCAAGCTTGGCCTTGTATTGACCAAGGAGCAGGTGGCTAGCATTCTTGAGAAGATTAAGAGGCTTGAGGCTGAGGGGTATCATTTTGAGCCCGCTGATGCGACGGTTTCGCTGATGATTCTTGAGGCTGTTGGCTATGATGTGGAGAGGCTGCGGGTGAGGACTTGGTGGGTGGAGGTTTTGATGGCTGGAAGGATAACTGCGCGGGCGGTTGTCTCGATGGATATCGATGGAGAAGCTGTGACGGAGATGGCTGAAGGCGTGGGCCCCGTTCACGCTCTTGACGCAGCCATACGCGCAGCTGTTCTCAAACGCTATCCGCAGCTTGAGTCGACGCAGCTGGTTAACTACAAGGTTTCGGTGATTGATACAAAGGATGCGACTGCGGCGGCTGTAAGGGTGTTCATAGAGTTCAGCGACAACGGCAACCGCTGGGCCACCACGGGGGTTTCCAAAAACATCGTCGAAGCAAGCCTAAAAGCGATAGTCGACGGCTACAGCTACAAGCTGCTGGTGCTTGACGGCGGGGTTACTTCACGTTCACAAGCAGATAACGGTTCATGATGCTCCAGTATTCGACGGAGACTCCTGGCTCAATCTTCGCTCTAAGGTTCTCATCCTTCGGCAGCGGCACCTCAACTATCTCAAGCGTCTGGTTATCCATGACAGATACAGAGTCGCCTGAGAGAGCCACAACCTGTCCCGTCCGTTTATCCACTATCGGCACCTCAACCTTGTTGTCCGCGGGGCCGACCATGCTGCGTTTAACCTCGTCAAATATCCCTATGGCGACAAGCCGCACCTTCGCAGAACCATGTTTGCCTGGCTTGCTCTTCTCAACCTCTACAATCCTACATGGCTCGCCGTCGATGACGATGTTGTGGCCTTCTTTCAGGGAACCGAGTTCAACAGGCTTGCTCAAACCAATCCATCCACAGCGGACCCGTTTTTATAGTATTCTTCAGACATTTTTATCAACCAGAACAGCTCTCTCAATCCTAAGGTAGCCGTAAACACCTCTCCAAACCACGCTTTTCTCCAGAGGCTTGATTCTTTTGCGGAAAAGAGGGCAGTCAAGAACCATGGTCTCCATCTCGCCGCCTTCGCCTGCTGGGTTGACGCCGTGGCGCTCCGAGAGGGCCTCCAGCTCCTTGACAGCTTCTTCATCAAGTATCCGGCCCAGCCAGCTCCTGTCCATTCCAGCAGCCGCCACAGCCACAACCATTATCTCAAACCTGTTCCGCAGCATTTGACGGAGAAGTTCGCCCGGGTTTTGGCCCCACAGCGGCGTCAAGACCGTGAACCCATGTTTTTCAGCCGCACGTTTCATCCGCTCCCTTTGATAGCTGCTGGCCAAGGCTCCCGCGACGACGCCATCCACTCTCCCAGCAACCTCCGACAACGCTCTCTTCAACGCCTCTTCCTCATCCATGCCCGCGACGGGGTATATGATGTGATGTCTCCCCATAGCTTCGGCCTGCAGAGGGGTGAGATGTATGTTGGGATAGTGGAAGAGGTAGCTGTCGATGGACTGGGGGAGAAACGTTAGCAGAACCTCCACCACATGCCCCATGTTTTCTGCTAGGTATATGGCGTAGGTCGAGTCCTTTCCCCCGGAGAAAAGCGCGGCGAGCCTCACATCAGCACCTTCTCAACATAGTATCTATACCTTAAGTTAAATTCAGGTGTTCTCAGCTTTTTTTGATGAAGCTTTACGAGTTTGAGGGCAGGGAGCTTTTCCGACGCTACGGCATCCCTGTGAATAATTATGTTGTTGTTAGAAGCGCGGAGGAAGCGCGGAGGGCTGCGGAAGCTCTTGGTGGAAGAACTGTGGTCAAGGCTCAGGTTCTCGTGGCGGGTCGTGGAAAAGCCGGTGGCGTCAAGGTTGCGGAGAACGTGGAGGAGGCCGTGATGTTGGCGGGCAAAATGCTGCGCTCGGAGATTAAGGGTGAAAGGGTTGAGTCGCTCGTCGTGACAGAGTATACTGAAGTGGTGAAGGAGCTTTATCTCGGCATCATAGTTGACAGGTTCAAGCGTGCTCCCGTGGTAATCGCATCGGCAGAGGGTGGTGTGGAGATTGAGGAGTTGGCGAGAACAAGCCCCGGCCACGTTTTGAAGACAGAGGTAAATCCTTTGCTGGGTCTCGCCGACTATCAGGTGAGGAAAATCATCTCTTTCATGAAGCTCGACCAGAAGCTTGCGCAGCAGGCAGCCGCCATCCTCCGCGGTCTATACCGATTGTTTGTCGAAAACGACTGTGAGTTGGCTGAAATAAACCCGCTGGTCATAACACCTGATAACAGACTAGTCGCTCTTGACTCCAAGATTATTGTCGACGATAATGCCTTGTTTAGGCGCGGTGAGTTTAGTCGGCCCGAGTCGGGGACGGGGTTGGAGGCTGAGGCTCGTCGTCTCGGGTTTGCCGCGGTGGAGCTTGACGGCGACATAGGCATTATCGGGAACGGCGCGGGGTTGACGATGGCTACGATGGATATGGTTAAGCTGAAGGGCGGAAGCCCCGCCAACTTTCTCGACGTCGGCGGAGGCGCCTCTGAAGATGTTGTGGAAAAGGCTGCGAGGCTGTTGCTCACCCATCCACGGGTGAAGGTGGTGTTCGTCAACATCCTCGGAGGGATTACGCGATGTGATGAAGTGGCCCGTGGGCTTGTCTCGGCATACAAATCTGTCGGAGCGGGAAAGAAGATTGTGGTCAGGATGATGGGCACCAACGAGGAGGAGGGCAAACGCATCCTCATCGAAAACGGCATCTACCCGCTTGACAGCATGGAGGAAGCGGCTGCGAAAGCCGCTGAACTCGCGAGGTGAGAAAGCTGTGGCAATCCTAGTCAACGACGACACACGCGTCCTCGTTCAAGGCATCACCGGCAGACAGGGAGCCTTCCACACAAGGGCCATGCTCAAGTATGGTACCAAAGTCTTGGCAGGCGTGACACCTGGAAAAAGTGGCCACTCTGTCGAGGGTGTGCCTGTTTATAACTCGGTTGAGGAGGCTATGGCGAATTACCCCGAGATTAACACGTCGATGGTGATGGTTCCGGCGCCATATGCGGGGGACGCGGTCATCGAGGCCCTTGACGCGGGGATTAAGCTTGTCGTCGTCATAACGGAGCATGTCCCCATCCATGACGCCATGAAGTTCATCACATACGCTAGGCTCCGCGGCTCAAACATAGTTGGCCCCAACTGCCCCGGCGTCATCACACCCGGCGCCGCCAAGGTAGGCATCATGCCCGGCCACATCTTCAAGAAAGGAGTCGTGGGAATTGTTTCCCGCAGCGGCACGCTCACCTACGAGATAGCACACGCCATAACGGTCAAGGGCCTCGGACAGTCGACATGCATCGGCATAGGCGGTGACCCAGTTGTTGGCCTCAACTTCATAGATGTGCTGGAGATGTTTAGAAGGGATGAGGAGACGGAAGCGGTTGTTCTCATCGGTGAGATAGGTGGAGACCTTGAGGAGAGGGCCGCCGACTACATAGTGAAAACAAGGTATCCCAAGCCCGTTGTAGCCTACATAGCTGGAAGAACTGCTCCTCCAGAGAAACGGATGGGCCACGCAGGGGCCATCATATCGCTGGGCGCAGGAGACCCCGCAAGCAAGGTCAAAGCACTCACCCAAGCAGGCGTCCACGTCGCATCCACACCCGGCGAAGTCGCCGACAAACTCGTCCAACTCCTCAAATGACAGATTTAGCCCAACTCGCTGAACAGGTCGCCGAAATACTGCGCAAAGACCCCTCGCTTCTGAAAACCGATAGCTCGCTTCTTCTCGTTGTCGGCGACACCCACGGCGACGTAGACTCCACAAAAAAGGCCCTCGAGTACGCGGATGAGAAAGGTGCTGTCGCTGTTTTTCTCGGCGACTACGTGGACAGAGGCCCTTACCAGATAGAAAACATCACGCTACTCTTTGAGCGGAAGCTCGCCGAGCCGAATAGACTTCTCCTACTCCGCGGAAACCATGAAACC
The sequence above is drawn from the Candidatus Caldarchaeum subterraneum genome and encodes:
- a CDS encoding purine nucleosidase, with protein sequence MAKAVVLDMDPGIDDALAIMLALNSPELEVLGITAVSGNVHVDKSSVNALRVLETMGDMDIPVYRGAATPLVKELVTAEWVHGEDGLGDAGLPMPMRKPLEGAVKFLVDTLTSERNVTIVATGPLTNIAHTLLIEPTLAKHLKQLIIMGGAYGLTPYGYGNETPVSEFNIYVDPEAAKIIFQSGVKPLCIGLDVTTDPKATLSKKDVEKMASSSSKTARTAAKIVWNFAERFGFVQLHDPMAVAASIKPDLFKTSQHHVYVVCEGELTRGQTIVEKRFWVRKEPNAEVCEQVDGPRFLEMFLERISGA
- a CDS encoding cobalt/nickel ABC transporter permease, with the translated sequence MLADRTPLHLADGRTKFIYFIWVSLLAYIFYDYILTLVFLVVNVTLAFIGRVARQVILPLILVVLPWMGFAIPILSLPLGFPWNQTVVYRLTIFGLELPVYLEGLAWGFTWPLRIGVTISAALLFYLTTQQTALIAMLFRFRVPFKFIYMVAATLQFIPLMADEVRSIYQAQLARGLRTDVNLVKKLSNFVRLLVPLTLSSLGKVQTRAIALESRGFSAPVAKTVMYDIRFKTVDYVFFGCMAAATVFLAYIYATKGYSPFVHLKYLIG
- a CDS encoding cobalt/nickel ABC transporter ATP-binding protein, which encodes MFTVLDIGRYPVLVENLSYSYPSKPNVLKNVTLKVERGEAVGIIGPNGAGKSTLCKALNGLVPHFYGGRISGRVYVAGMDTLKHTVAELATKVGLVFQEPETQLSGLALTVEDEISFGLAMLGYPKDVIKTRTAEAIKRVGLQGLERRSPFELSGGQQQRLAIATVLAMRPEVIVLDEPTSQLDPIGKAQVFDVLRELLRDGTTIVVAEHEIEELATFTNRMLLLNNGRVLCEGSAKDVLNQVELLKSVGVDPPSVTELAHLVKKFYQLGIIKYPITLEEAVSIFAELLVRGGAK
- a CDS encoding cobalt/nickel ABC transporter ATP-binding protein → MIDVRDVWFWYNNGDEPALRGVSLSIDSGEVVSIIGQNGGGKTTLAKHLNGLLKPSKGAVLVDGRDTRETPTHILASTVAYVFQNPSHQIFMSTVYDEVAYGPLQQNLPKSAIDNRVATALEMVGLGAVDTKIHPYDLDYGQMKLLTIASAIAMNPDVIVLDEPTTGQDHRGRRKVAEVVKRLNNMGKTIIIITHDMKFVTETARRTVVMANGQIIADGPTSAIMSDVELLARAAIKPPQTVQLAHALNERGYRLRMLTISEALEELGKMLKRQPGW
- a CDS encoding ribokinase — its product is MSSFEVVVVGSLHMDLIVKLARIPAKGETVIGGSFQLSPGGKGANQAVAAARLGASVAIVGRVGSDLFGDLLLERLRKENVATDYVVKDVETHSGVALIMVDKDGNNLIAVASGADARCSPSDVDAAENVIASSKAILTQLEIPLAAVERGVAIARRHEVPVILNAAPAQRLPRRLLEMVDVVVANRIEASVLTGVRVNDVVSAVRAGKRLLAMGVKYAVVTLGRRGAVTVDRKETVYLRGVKVKAVDATGAGDAFCGALAFGLVRGIKIHDAAELANNAAALATTKLGAQEAMPTLAELHKFMASNGRAKNLESLFTIK
- a CDS encoding 2-isopropylmalate synthase, encoding MDTTLRDGAQTRGVTFTLHDKLRIAEKLDELGVDIIEGGWPGSNPKDEDFFREARKLSFSHSRLGAFGSTRRPNVKPSQDPSVNALLKADVPVAIVFGKSWILHVIDVLRTTPEENLRMVADTVEYLREHGLEVVFDAEHFFDGYRESPEYALQVLKQARDAGASTIVLCDTNGGTLPFRVGEVVRRVRREIDTRLGIHAHNDCGVAVANSLVAVTEGVRHVQGTMIGLGERCGNADLTQIIPNLALKMNYSVLKNSEGLRKLKDVAYYVAEVSGFQITPNYPFFGVNAFAHKGGVHIDAMLKNPRTYEHIDPSLLNMERTLSVSELAGRAALVNHAAKLGLVLTKEQVASILEKIKRLEAEGYHFEPADATVSLMILEAVGYDVERLRVRTWWVEVLMAGRITARAVVSMDIDGEAVTEMAEGVGPVHALDAAIRAAVLKRYPQLESTQLVNYKVSVIDTKDATAAAVRVFIEFSDNGNRWATTGVSKNIVEASLKAIVDGYSYKLLVLDGGVTSRSQADNGS
- a CDS encoding translation initiation factor eIF-5A, which encodes MSKPVELGSLKEGHNIVIDGEPCRIVEVEKSKPGKHGSAKVRLVAIGIFDEVKRSMVGPADNKVEVPIVDKRTGQVVALSGDSVSVMDNQTLEIVEVPLPKDENLRAKIEPGVSVEYWSIMNRYLLVNVK
- a CDS encoding ATP-binding protein, giving the protein MRLAALFSGGKDSTYAIYLAENMGHVVEVLLTFLPQSIDSYLFHYPNIHLTPLQAEAMGRHHIIYPVAGMDEEEALKRALSEVAGRVDGVVAGALASSYQRERMKRAAEKHGFTVLTPLWGQNPGELLRQMLRNRFEIMVVAVAAAGMDRSWLGRILDEEAVKELEALSERHGVNPAGEGGEMETMVLDCPLFRKRIKPLEKSVVWRGVYGYLRIERAVLVDKNV
- a CDS encoding succinyl-CoA synthetase beta subunit, whose product is MMKLYEFEGRELFRRYGIPVNNYVVVRSAEEARRAAEALGGRTVVKAQVLVAGRGKAGGVKVAENVEEAVMLAGKMLRSEIKGERVESLVVTEYTEVVKELYLGIIVDRFKRAPVVIASAEGGVEIEELARTSPGHVLKTEVNPLLGLADYQVRKIISFMKLDQKLAQQAAAILRGLYRLFVENDCELAEINPLVITPDNRLVALDSKIIVDDNALFRRGEFSRPESGTGLEAEARRLGFAAVELDGDIGIIGNGAGLTMATMDMVKLKGGSPANFLDVGGGASEDVVEKAARLLLTHPRVKVVFVNILGGITRCDEVARGLVSAYKSVGAGKKIVVRMMGTNEEEGKRILIENGIYPLDSMEEAAAKAAELAR
- a CDS encoding succinyl-CoA synthetase alpha subunit, with translation MAILVNDDTRVLVQGITGRQGAFHTRAMLKYGTKVLAGVTPGKSGHSVEGVPVYNSVEEAMANYPEINTSMVMVPAPYAGDAVIEALDAGIKLVVVITEHVPIHDAMKFITYARLRGSNIVGPNCPGVITPGAAKVGIMPGHIFKKGVVGIVSRSGTLTYEIAHAITVKGLGQSTCIGIGGDPVVGLNFIDVLEMFRRDEETEAVVLIGEIGGDLEERAADYIVKTRYPKPVVAYIAGRTAPPEKRMGHAGAIISLGAGDPASKVKALTQAGVHVASTPGEVADKLVQLLK